The stretch of DNA GAGTAATAGGCATAAGAGGGTAGTAAAAATGATTGCTTAAACGTTTAAGCAAATTGACAAAAAATTATTCTGGCTTCCTTTGCGACGATTCTCGTGCTATCAACTGCGCGTCAATCGTCACTTGTCGATGTGGGTTATCGGGTTGCTGTAATCGTTCCATGAGTACTTCTACGGCCCGTTTACCCAGTACATCAATCGGTTGTCGCATGAACGAAATCGGGCAGTAATACAGATCAAACACCTCGGCCTGCCCAAAACTGACCACGCCTACATCATCGGGTACGCGTACTTTTCGTTCGTTGAAATATTTCAATCCGTTCACAGCCAGGCCGTAGGTCGAGAAAATGATTGCGTCAATCGGCACCCTGCCCGACAACAGTTCATCGATAGCCGTGCGGATTTCGGTCGCCATATTATCAAACTGTACTTCTTTCAGCCAGTCGGCTTCGGCCACGATACCCCGGTCGCGCAGAGCGTCCTGATAGCCCCGAATCCGCTCTTTAACATGGAACATGACCGACCGATACGCTACAAACCCGATGCGCCGATAGCCGTTTTCCAGCAAATGAACGCCAGCTTCATACGACG from Spirosoma montaniterrae encodes:
- a CDS encoding LacI family DNA-binding transcriptional regulator, whose amino-acid sequence is MKPKKISLSDIAKEAGVSIALVSYVLSGKEKEGRVGPEIAQRIRVIARELNYQPNLLAKSLRDGRTYTIGLIIADISNPFFANIAREVEDESRRNGYTVIIGSSDENADKAYDLMNVLINRQVDGFIIVSSENSERIVTHLQTIGMPFVLLDRHFPAFDTDFVVTNNAKASYEAGVHLLENGYRRIGFVAYRSVMFHVKERIRGYQDALRDRGIVAEADWLKEVQFDNMATEIRTAIDELLSGRVPIDAIIFSTYGLAVNGLKYFNERKVRVPDDVGVVSFGQAEVFDLYYCPISFMRQPIDVLGKRAVEVLMERLQQPDNPHRQVTIDAQLIARESSQRKPE